The following proteins come from a genomic window of Athalia rosae chromosome 1, iyAthRosa1.1, whole genome shotgun sequence:
- the LOC105690500 gene encoding protein takeout → MILICNEAVKNCRRDRRFALPKTNSLENYLFPRYSNLHFFSSSDFARSFEMLPFNIVLLLTATAMTSAAELPDFIHVCKRKDPQVNDCIAKSVEFLRPYLLSGVPELNIPSLEPLYLKELVAAESTGLKITARDIRTYGASDYTIRGFKLDFDTMHCQFSMDLPHLYIDAMYHVDGKVLLLPIAGSGPMRGNFTACTGSVDLKGEVKKDANGEDRLRYTDFHVKFTVGNGYVELENLFGGDRTLGDLVNSAINNNFDVFLRELQPLLEKALSETFQRIANNIVEPFTWQQLFPDD, encoded by the exons ATGATTCTCATTTGCAACGAGGCTGTCAAAAACTGTCGTCGAGATCGTCGGTTTGCTCTACCGAAGACTAATTCGCTGGAAAACTATTTATTCCCTCGTTACTcgaatcttcattttttctcgtcctccGATTTCGCGCGCTCCTTCGAGATGCTTCCGTTCAATATCGTTCTGCTACTGACCGCCACCGCGATGACTTCTGCGGCCGAACTcc CCGACTTTATTCACGTCTGCAAGCGGAAGGATCCGCAAGTGAACGATTGTATAGCGAAAAGCGTCGAATTTCTGCGACCCTATCTGCTGTCCGGAGTTCCCGAGCTGAACATACCATCCCTGGAGCCGTTGTACTTGAAGGAATTGGTCGCTGCCGAAAGTACCGGATTGAAAATCACCGCCAGAGATATACGAACCTACGGTGCCAGCGATTACACCATCAGAGGATTCAA GCTCGATTTCGACACGATGCACTGTCAATTCTCGATGGACCTCCCTCACCTCTACATCGACGCGATGTATCACGTGGACGGCAAGGTGTTGTTGTTGCCCATCGCAGGTTCGGGACCGATGCGCGGCAATTTCACCGCTTGTACCGGATCCGTGGACCTCAAGggtgaggtgaaaaaagaCGCGAACGGCGAGGACCGTCTGCGTTACACGGATTTCCACGTCAAGTTCACCGTGGGCAACGGCTACGTCGAGCTCGAAAATCTCTTCGGCGGCGATCGCACATTGGGCGACCTCGTCAATTCGGCGATAAACAATAACTTCGATGTATTTCTCCGTGAACTTCAGCCACTGTTGGAGAAAGCTTTGTCGGAAACGTTTCAAAGAATTGCCAACAATATCGTCGAACCTTTTACCTGGCAACAATTGTTCCCGGATGATTGA